In a genomic window of Chaetodon trifascialis isolate fChaTrf1 chromosome 8, fChaTrf1.hap1, whole genome shotgun sequence:
- the LOC139334852 gene encoding ataxin-1-like yields MNPSPDRGKECLPPKKRESRQGSTEQHVPLDEFKPPVPLRIRPSAGGGEGGRDVSDRDRALINPNPHLLHTPPALPAPAPGLPLPLPWHLSYSPSVSLPLFPGQGGERRGSGSPAWRDDPLSSPLTHHSRWLRGEGPLSLPPSPSSSSASSFKTPFPADSREMWSYINSGRRDNSSSLFSPSYLFSHHSLYPQDPSLVEARHRYLSKRPNGLDGPGSRTASSSRPLLTAEYGNDSSRTRLDVSPHSSHTNGGRRQQEDLTSRVHSGGPFLSDSQAQEGPEPHSSLQDRHPHGIVKTSSNLLSTSPHPLGLVPRAGRGGLLDPLGATPAEAQIYYSLGSVCHPSPQAQAYPPYSPSGTPLYNLHREPGPRQHNLRNSPHSPLGLPNSHDRSQRDRDRDQERDRDKVLQRDRERGKDKEKHLQHDKDQDRDGERERRRDRERDRGRESSPSHLHTSPPALHPSPPALLPHFTKGSLIELASGRLKRVEELRTEDFLRSADTSPEFHLSTCTVLLISPSSAQGFSHLQVHLTDLNTQELLKVLVEYPFFVQDRGWSSCCPQRTSQLYGLPCRQLTEGDVCLALTPTPTQSHRTHTRTGSRAHRTHLSSRPAGESSSSHREEMPPPPPPPPLPHHPPPTAPAPPRALAAEPPVQEQPRPRKRRWSAPDALPSTGTDAPGLLDLPHGSKLMKWQ; encoded by the exons ATGAATCCCAGCCCCGACCGCGGCAAAGAGTGCCTCCCTCCCAAGAAGAGGGAGTCTCGGCAAGGATCGACAGAACAACACGTCCCTCTGGATGAGTTTAAACCCCCTGTGCCACTCCGGATTCGGCCCAGCgcagggggaggggagggaggcagggatgTCAGTGACAGGGACCGAGCTCTGATTAACCCAAACCCCCATCTCCTACATACTCCTCCTGCCCTTCCTGCTCCAGCACCAGGCCTCCCCCTGCCCTTGCCATGGCACCTGAGCtactctccctctgtctctctgcccctTTTCCCAGGGCAGGGCGGCGAGAGGAGGGGCTCAGGCTCTCCTGCCTGGAGAGATgatcctctctcctcacccctgACCCACCACTCCAGGTGGCTTAGAGGGGAAGGCCCCCTCTCATTGCCACCTTCcccatcttcctcttctgcctcctccttcaAGACTCCCTTCCCAGCCGATTCGAGAGAGATGTGGTCTTACATTAACAGCGGCCGGCGGGACaacagctcctctctcttctccccgTCATATTTGTTCAGCCACCACTCTCTCTACCCTCAAGATCCAAGCTTAGTTGAAGCCAGACACAGGTACCTGAGCAAGAGGCCAAACGGCCTGGATGGGCCAGGCAGCAGGACTGCCTCATCCTCCAGGCCTCTGCTCACAGCAGAGTATGGGAATGATAGCAGCAGAACCAGGCTGGACGTCAGTCCACACAGCTCCCATACCAATGGTGGACGGAGACAGCAGGAAGATCTAACATCCCGTGTCCACTCTGGAGGGCCATTTTTGTCAGACTCTCAAGCTCAGGAGGGCCCTGAGCCACATTCCTCGCTGCAGGACAGACATCCGCATGGGATAGTTAAGACCAGCTCCAATTTACTCTCCACCAGTCCCCATCCCCTGGGACTAGTCCCCAGGGCAGGTAGAGGGGGACTATTGGACCCTCTAGGGGCCACACCAGCTGAAGCCCAGATATACTACTCCTTGGGATCAGTGTGCCACCCCAGCCCCCAGGCCCAGGCCTATCCCCCCTACAGCCCCTCAGGAACACCTCTGTACAACCTGCACAGGGAGCCAGGCCCCAGGCAGCACAATCTAAGGAACTCACCGCACTCACCCCTGGGTCTGCCTAACAGCCATGACAGGTCGcaaagagacagggacagagaccaagaaagagacagagacaaagtcCTACAAAGGGACAGGGAGCGAGgtaaagacaaagagaagcacCTACAACATGACAAAGACCAAGACAGAGACGGCGAGCGCGAGAGACGAcgggacagagaaagagacagagggagagagtccTCTCCTTCCCATCTTCACACCTCACCCCCGGCCCTTCACCCATCTCCCCCGGCGCTCCTACCTCACTTCACCAAGGGTTCTCTGATCGAGCTGGCCAGCGGGCGGCTGAAGCGGGTGGAGGAGCTGCGCACCGAGGACTTCCTGAGGAGTGCAGACACCTCTCCAGAGTTCCACCTCAGCAcctgcactgtgctgctgatttCTCCCAGCAGTGCACAGGGCTTCAGCCACCTGCAGGTCCACCTCACAGACCTCAACACTCAG GAGTTACTGAAGGTCTTGGTGGAGTATCCGTTCTTTGTGCAGGACCGAGGCTGGTCTTCTTGCTGTCCCCAGAGAACCTCACAGCTGTATGGCCTGCCCTGCCGCCAGCTCACGGAGGGGGATGTCTGCCTGGCTCTTACCCCCACACCCACCCAATCCCACCGGACACACACGCGTACCGGCTCCAGGGCCCATCGCACCCACCTCTCCTCAAGGCCTGCAGGAGAGTCCAGCAGTTCACACAGGGAGGAGAtgccacctccacctcctcctccgcctcttcCTCACCACCCGCCCCCCACAGCGCCGGCCCCTCCACGTGCTCTGGCTGCAGAGCCCCCCGTTCAGGAGCAGCCGCGTCCACGCAAACGACGCTGGTCTGCTCCGGACGCCCTTCCTTCAACTGGAACCGATGCTCCTGGCCTCCTGGATTTACCTCATGGCTCCAAGCTAATGAAATGGCAGTAG